A part of Roseimicrobium gellanilyticum genomic DNA contains:
- a CDS encoding aspartate carbamoyltransferase catalytic subunit: MTPRKDLLDIQSLTDEELDFILTNAVPFKNLFKRSVKKVPTLRGRTVLTLFYEPSTRTRSSFEVAASRLSADVVNFSVSTSSVVKGESVLDTISTLEAMRTDYVVVRHSNSGIPNLIAKNTTASVINAGDGFHAHPTQALLDVFTLKEVFGGDVRGARIAFIGDIQHSRVARSTNLLCRRMGMHTAMLAPSSLIPRDLPQDIAVFGSWAELYAWKPDVIYLLRVQMERQNVPFFPSLGEYHRQFGMTDDRLARVRDAGVWVMHPGPVNRGVELTDNVMTYERCLIDQQVENGIAVRMSVLYWLKPGSATEEAVV; encoded by the coding sequence ATGACCCCTCGTAAAGACCTGCTGGATATCCAAAGCCTCACGGATGAAGAACTGGACTTCATCCTCACCAACGCTGTTCCGTTCAAGAATCTCTTCAAGCGCAGCGTGAAGAAGGTCCCCACGCTGCGTGGTCGCACGGTGCTGACCCTCTTCTACGAGCCGAGCACACGCACGCGCTCTTCCTTTGAAGTGGCAGCGAGCCGTCTCTCGGCGGACGTGGTGAACTTCTCCGTGAGCACATCCTCAGTCGTGAAAGGGGAGAGCGTGCTGGATACCATCTCCACGCTGGAAGCCATGCGCACGGACTATGTGGTGGTGCGCCACAGCAACTCGGGCATTCCCAATCTCATCGCGAAAAACACCACGGCCTCGGTCATCAATGCGGGTGATGGATTCCATGCCCATCCCACTCAGGCGCTGCTGGATGTGTTCACCTTGAAGGAGGTCTTCGGCGGAGATGTGCGCGGGGCGCGTATCGCCTTCATTGGCGACATCCAGCACTCGCGCGTGGCCCGGTCCACGAATCTCCTATGCCGCCGCATGGGCATGCATACGGCCATGTTGGCGCCGAGTTCGCTCATTCCGCGCGACCTGCCGCAGGACATCGCGGTCTTCGGCTCGTGGGCGGAGCTCTACGCGTGGAAGCCGGATGTCATCTACCTCCTGCGCGTGCAGATGGAGCGGCAGAATGTGCCTTTCTTCCCGAGCCTCGGTGAGTACCATCGCCAGTTTGGCATGACAGACGACCGTCTCGCACGTGTCCGTGATGCTGGAGTCTGGGTCATGCACCCCGGCCCCGTGAACCGCGGTGTGGAACTGACGGACAACGTGATGACCTACGAGCGCTGCCTGATTGATCAGCAGGTGGAAAATGGGATTGCGGTGAGAATGAGTGTGTTATACTGGTTGAAGCCGGGGAGTGCGACGGAGGAGGCTGTTGTATGA
- the pyrR gene encoding bifunctional pyr operon transcriptional regulator/uracil phosphoribosyltransferase PyrR: MPDKEPILTKQDIAQRIERIASAIEEKKPGKNLALVGIHRRGVPLSERVYALLKPKLPDLRIGRVDISLYRDDLKSLEIMPKLVGSDIPFDLDGMHVILFDEVMHTGRTSRAALEELLDHGRPGKIELAVLIDRGGRELPMCADYVGQGVEVADGQRVSVRFEEVDGEDAVYVTEGGRR; this comes from the coding sequence ATGCCGGACAAAGAGCCGATCCTCACGAAGCAAGACATCGCCCAGCGCATTGAGCGCATTGCTTCCGCCATTGAGGAAAAAAAGCCGGGCAAGAATCTAGCCCTTGTGGGGATTCACCGTCGCGGTGTGCCGCTGTCTGAGCGTGTGTATGCCCTTCTCAAGCCGAAGCTTCCAGACCTGCGCATCGGGCGCGTGGACATCTCGCTCTATCGCGATGACCTGAAGTCGCTGGAGATCATGCCGAAGCTGGTGGGCTCGGACATCCCCTTTGACCTGGATGGCATGCACGTCATCCTCTTCGATGAAGTGATGCACACGGGCCGTACCTCACGCGCGGCTCTGGAGGAGTTGCTCGACCATGGCCGTCCCGGCAAGATTGAGCTGGCCGTATTGATTGACCGAGGCGGCCGGGAACTGCCGATGTGTGCGGACTATGTAGGCCAGGGCGTGGAAGTGGCGGATGGCCAGCGTGTTTCCGTACGATTTGAAGAAGTGGATGGCGAAGACGCCGTGTATGTGACAGAAGGAGGCCGTCGATGA